In Bradyrhizobium sp. WD16, the genomic stretch GGCCGTAGTCGTCGATCACGGTGACGCCGTTCCATTCGCCGGTGCGGGTGAAGCGCCGCTTGACGCCGCCGAAGCCGGCCAGCGCGCTGCGGATGGCATCGTCCGACAGGCCGAGTTCATGGGCGACGGCGATCGCGGCGATGGCGTTCAGCGCATTGTGCCGGCCCGGCATCGGCAGCGTGAGCCCTGCGATCTCGTGGGCAGAGCCGTCCTTGCGATTGCGGAACGAGACGCGGAAGCTCTGGCTGCCGTTGTTTGACGTCAGATCGAGCAGCCGGACATCGGCCTGCGGATTGACGCCATAGGTGATGATGCGCCGGTCCTCGATCTTGCCGACCAGCGCCTGCACCACCGGATGATCGATGCACATCACCGCGAAGCCGTAGAACGGCACGTTCTCGACGAAGTTGCGGAACGCGTCCTGGACGGCGTCGAAGGTATGGAAGTGATCGAGATGCTCGGGATCGACATTGGTGACGATGGCGACGTCGGCCGGCAGCTTGAGGAAGGTGCCGTCGCTCTCGTCCGCCTCCACCACCATCCATTCGCCGGCGCCGAGCCGCGCATTGGTGCCGTAGGCGTTGATGATGCCGCCGTTGATCACGGTCGGATCGAGATTGCCGGCGTCGAGCAGCGTCGCCACCATCGAGGTGGTGGTGGTCTTGCCGTGGGTGCCGGCGATGGCGACGCAGCTCTTCAGCCGCATCAGCTCGGCCAGCATCTCGGCGCGCCGCACCACCGGAATGCGCTGGGCGCGTGCCGCCATCAGCTCCGGGTTGTCGCGCTTGATCGCCGACGACACCACCATCACGCCGGCGCCGGCGACATTCTCGGCCGCATGGCCGACGGTGACGGCGATGCCGTTGTCGCGCAACCGCTTGACGTTGGCGTTTTCCGCGGCATCCGAGCCGCGCACGGTATAGCCGAGATTGTTCAGCACCTCGGCGATGCCGCTCATGCCGATGCCGCCGATGCCGACGAAATGAATGGGGCCGATCTCGCGCGGCAGTCTCATGACCGAAGTCTCATGATCGCAGTCTCATGAATTGGAATCTCACGATTCGAACCTCATCGCGGGCCGGCGGACTCGAGAGTCGCGCCGGGCCGATGCTGGAATGCCCCGCTTCCGGCGGGCATGACAAGACAAAATCGCCCCTCTCGGAGACGTTTTCGCCGCTGGACACAGGCTCGCCAATAGCCCCGAACACGGCAGAAACTGCACCTGTGGCCTTTGCAACCCGTTAAGTGCAGCCCCGGCTGGTAGCATGGAACCCTGATCCCTGCATTTTTGGGAGGCCCACATCACGTTCGACTGCGGCAAAATGATGCCGCAGCGGTCACGCCACTGCGGCCGCCCGCCGTCTACAGGCCGGCGACGCGCGTCACGAGATCGGCGAGCCGCTCGGTGGCGTCGAGCCGACCGGCCGAGCGGGCGCGCTCCGCCATCGCCGCGAGCCGCGCCGGCTCGGCGGCGAGCGCCGAGATCTCGGCGGCGAGCCGGTCCGGCGTGAAGTCGGTCTGCACGATGCGGATCGCGGCGTCGATGCGCGACAGCACACCGGCATTGGCGAACTGGTCCTGATCGATGGCCCCGGGCAGCGGCACCAGGATAGAGGGCCGGCCGATCGCCGCGAGTTCGGCGACGGTGCCGGCGCCGGAGCGCGACACCGCGAGGTGGCAAGCCGCGAGCCGCGCCGGCAGGTCGCTGAAGAAGGGCTGCAGCTCGGCGCGGATCTTGAGCCGGTCGTAGACCGCCCGCACCCGCGCCATGTCTTCCTGACGAACCTGCTGCACCAGGTCGAGCCGCGGCCACAGCACCGGCTCGAGCCGCTCGATCGCCGGCGGCACCACATCCGCCATCACCCGCGCACCCTGGCTGCCGCCGATCACCAGGAGGCGCAGCGTGCCGCCGGCCTGCGGCTCGGCATAGGCGACGCCGGCGGCGGCGAGAATGGCCGGGCGCATCGGCGTTCCGGTCAGCGTCGTCCTGGCCGCCAGCGAGGGATCATGATCGAGCACGCCGGGCAGCGAAGTGGCGATCGCCGAGACATGGCGCGACAGAAACTTGTTGGCGCGCCCCATCACCGCATTGGCGTCGTGGATCAGGCTCGGCACGCCGGCGAGCCGCGCCGCGACCAGCGGCGGCAGTGTCGGATAGCCGCCGAAGCCGATCACCGCCCTCGGCTGGAGGCGGCGCATCAGGCCATAGGCCTTGAGCACGCCGGCGGCGAGCAGCGAGGCGGTGCGCGCCAGCGCCAGCGGCGAGCGCGAGCGCACGGTCTCGCTCGGCACCACGTCGATCATGTCGGGCGTGAACAGGCCGCTGTAGCGCAGCGCGCGATCGTCGGTGACGAGGCGCACCCGCAGGCCGCGCCGCATCAGCTCGGCGCCGAGCGCCTCGGCGGGAAACAGGTGGCCGCCGGTGCCGCCGGCGGCGAGCAGGATGAGCGGAGCCACGGCTTCAGTCATGGCTCAGGCGAAGCGGCGGACGGCATAGCCGTCGCCGACCGATTCCACCTCGATGCTCGGACGCTGCCGCGTCAGCGCCAGCATCATGCCGACGCCGAAGGCCAGCGACACCATCGAGGAGCCGCCATAGGAAATGAACGGCAGCGTCATGCCCTTGGCCGGGATCAGGTGCAGGTTCACCGCCATGTTGATCGAGGCCTGGACGCCGAACATGATGGCGAGGCCGGAGGCGGCGAAACGCGCGAACAGATCCTCGCTGGCATAGGCGCGCGACAGCGTCCGCAGCACGATGAAGGCGAACAGCGCCAGCAGCACCAGGCAGAGGATGATGCCGAACTCCTCGGCCGCCACCGCCATGACGAAGTCGGTGTGGCTGTCGGGCAGGATGCGCTTGACGGTGCCCTCGCCCGGACCCTGGCCGAACCAGCCGCCATGGCTGAAGGATTCCATCGCCGTGTCGACCTGGAAGGTGTCGCCCGAGGCCGGATCCATGAAGCGCTTGATGCGCGCCGCCACGTGCGGCACGAAAATATAGGCGGCGAACAGGCCGGCGGCAGCGCTGCCGGCGAGGCCCATCACCCAGATGATGCGCATGCCGGCGATGAAGAACAGCGAGCCCCAGACCATCAGCACCAGCATGGTCTGGCCGAAATCGGGCTCGGCGACGAGCAGCGCCACGAGCCCGAGCAGCATCGCCAGCGCGGTGGAGGTGGCAGGCATTTCCGGGCGGCGCGCCGATTCCGAGAACAGCCAGGCCACCAGCACGACGAAGGACGGCTTGGCGGCTTCGGACGCCTGGATGTTGACGCCGAGGATGGTGATCCAGCGCCGCGCGCCCTTCACCTCGGGCCCGAGCAGCAGCGTCGCGACGATCAAGGCGACGCTGATGATGAAGACGACGAGCGCCGTGCGGCGGATCTGGCGCGGCGACAGGAACGACACCCCGATCATCACGACGCAGGACGGCAGCAGGAACAGGACGTGACGGTTGAAGAAATGGAACGGATCGAGGCCGAGCCGCGCCGCCACCGGCGGGCTCGCCGCCAGCGACAGGATGATGCCGGCCAGCATCAGGGCGAGCATCGCCGCCAGCAGCAGCCGGTCCACGGTCCACCACCATTCGCTGAACGGGGTGCGCTGCTCACGTGAGATCATGGCTGGTCCTGACGGTCGGAATCGAACGCCATTGGTGGCGCAACATGGTTTCCCGATGGTTAAGGAACCACGGCAAAATCGCCCGATGCGGCCTCAGGCCGGCCCGATCGACCCCAGCCCCTTGACGAGCTCGCGGAAGTGGTCGCCGCGGATCTCGAAGTTGCGGTACTGGTCGAACGAGGCGCAGGCCGGCGACAGCAGCACCACCGGATGGGCGAGCCCCGAAGCCTCGGCGTCGGCGGCGGCCGCCGCCACCGCGGCGTCGAGCGTGCCGCTGATGTCGTGGGCGACCTCGCTGCCGAGCGTGGCCGAAAACGCCGGCGCCGCCTCGCCGATCAGATAGGCCTTGCGGATCCGCGGGAAGTAGCCGCGCAGGCTTTCGATGCCGCCGGTCTTCGGCTTGCCGCCGGCGATCCAGTAGATGTCGTCGAAGGAGGCCAGCGCCCGCGCCGCCGCATCGGCATTGGTGCCCTTGGAATCGTTGATGAACAGCACCCGGCCGCGGCGGCCGATCTGCTCCATGCGATGGGCGAGCCCCGGAAAGCTGCGCAGCCCGTCCTGCAAGGCCTCGAAGCCGACGCCGAGCGCCAGCGCCGCGGCGGCGGCCGCCGCCGCGTTCTGGGCGTTGTGCTCGCCGCGCAGCGAGCCGATGCCGCCGATCCGCGCGATCTCGGTGCGGCTGCCGCCGGCGGCGCGCACCAGCGTGTCGTGGTCGAGATAGATGCCGTCGGCGAGCGGACGCCTGACCGAAATCCGCACCACATGCTTGCCTGCCTGCTCGATGCGGTCGGCGGCGGCCTGGCACCACTGATCGTCGACGCCGATGATGGCGGTGCCGCCGCGCTGCACGCCGGCGACGAGGCGCTCCTTCACCGCGGCATAATTGGCCAGCGTGCCATGGCGATCGAGATGGTCCTCGGTGACGTTGAGCAGGATGCCGACCAGCGGATCGAGCGAGGGCGTCAGGTCGATCTGGTAGGACGACATCTCGACCACGTGAACGCGGCCGAGACGCGGCGGCTCCAGCGACAGGATCGCGGTGCCGATATTGCCGCCCATCTGGGTGTCATGGCCGGCGGCGCGCATCAGGTGCGCGATCAGCGCCGTGGTGGTCGACTTGCCGTTGGTGCCGGTGATGGCGACGAACGGCGAGGACGGCGCCTGTCGCCGCCGCTCGCGGCAGAACAGCTCGATGTCGCCGATCACCTCGACGGCGGCATTGCGCGCCAGGGCAACGCTCCAGTGCGGCGCCGGATGGGTCAGCGGCACTCCCGGCGTCAGCACCAGGGCGGCGAAATTCGCCCATGAGACGCCGCTCAGGTCGGCGGTGACGAAGCCTGCCGCGGCAGCCTCGGCGAGCCTCGCGGCGCTGTCGTCGCCGGCCACCACCTCGGCGCCGCCGGCGCGCAGCGCATGGCAGCAGGCGAGCCCCGAGCCGCCCAGCCCGAACACCGCGACCGTCTTGCCGGCAAAGCTCGTGACCGCAATCACCTTGACCTCATCTCAGCTTCAGGGTGGACAGGCCGGCCAGCGCCAGCATCACCGAAATGATCCAGAAGCGGATCACGATCTGCGGCTCGGTCCAGCCGAGTTGCTCGAAATGATGATGGATCGGCGCCATCTTGAACACCCGCTTGCCGGTGAGCTTGAACGAGGCCACCTGCACGATCACCGACACCGCCTCGAGCACGAACAGCCCGCCGATCACCGCCAGCACGATCTCGTGCTTCACCGCCACCGCGATGCTGCCGAGCATGCCGCCGAGCGCCAGCGAGCCGGTGTCGCCCATGAAGATCGAGGCCGGCGGCGCATTGAACCACAGGAATCCGAGGCCGGCGCCCAGCACCGCGCCGCAGAGCACCGCCAGTTCGCCGGTCCCGGCGACGTAATTGATCTGAAGATAGTCGGAGAACACGGCATTGCCGGCCAGATAGGAGATCATGCCGAACGACAGCGAGGCGATCATCACCGGGACGATGGCGAGGCCGTCGAGGCCGTCGGTCAGGTTCACCGCATTGCCGGCGCCGACCACGATGAAGGCGCCGAAGATCACGAAGAACCAGCCGAAGTTCAGCGCCACATCCTTGAAGAACGGGATCACCAGCGAGGTCGAGAACGGCGGACGGCCGATCCAGACCAGCGCCAAGCAGGCAAGACCCGCGATGAGGAATTCGATCGCGAGCCGGGTGCGGCCCGAGAAGCCGGCATGGGTCTGCTTGGTGACCTTGAGATAGTCGTCGTAGAACCCGACGAAGCCGAAACCGAGCGTCACCGCCAGCACGATCCAGACGTAAGGGTTGCGCGGATTGGCCCACAACAGGGTCGAGACCACGAGGCCGGACAGGATCATCAGCCCGCCCATGGTGGGCGTGCCCTTCTTGGTGACGAGATGGGAGGCCGGTCCGTCGGTGCGGATCGGCTGGCCCTTGCCCTGGCGCAGGCGCAGATTGTCGATGATCCATGGCCCGAACAGGAAGACGAACAGCGCGGCCGTCACCATCGCGCCGCCGGTGCGGAAGGTGATGTAACGGAAGACGTTGAAAACGGGAATCGCGCCGGAAAGATCGATCAGCCAATAGAACATTCAAGCCGCCTTGCCTGGTTAGC encodes the following:
- the murC gene encoding UDP-N-acetylmuramate--L-alanine ligase, which translates into the protein MRLPREIGPIHFVGIGGIGMSGIAEVLNNLGYTVRGSDAAENANVKRLRDNGIAVTVGHAAENVAGAGVMVVSSAIKRDNPELMAARAQRIPVVRRAEMLAELMRLKSCVAIAGTHGKTTTTSMVATLLDAGNLDPTVINGGIINAYGTNARLGAGEWMVVEADESDGTFLKLPADVAIVTNVDPEHLDHFHTFDAVQDAFRNFVENVPFYGFAVMCIDHPVVQALVGKIEDRRIITYGVNPQADVRLLDLTSNNGSQSFRVSFRNRKDGSAHEIAGLTLPMPGRHNALNAIAAIAVAHELGLSDDAIRSALAGFGGVKRRFTRTGEWNGVTVIDDYGHHPVEIAAVLRAARESARNRVIAVVQPHRYTRLQSLFEEFCTCFNDADAVVVADVYPAGEAPIAGVDRDHFVLGLRAHGHREVIALEDSTRLAGVIHEIARPGDFVVCLGAGNITQWAYALPGELKALDGGR
- the murG gene encoding undecaprenyldiphospho-muramoylpentapeptide beta-N-acetylglucosaminyltransferase, which produces MTEAVAPLILLAAGGTGGHLFPAEALGAELMRRGLRVRLVTDDRALRYSGLFTPDMIDVVPSETVRSRSPLALARTASLLAAGVLKAYGLMRRLQPRAVIGFGGYPTLPPLVAARLAGVPSLIHDANAVMGRANKFLSRHVSAIATSLPGVLDHDPSLAARTTLTGTPMRPAILAAAGVAYAEPQAGGTLRLLVIGGSQGARVMADVVPPAIERLEPVLWPRLDLVQQVRQEDMARVRAVYDRLKIRAELQPFFSDLPARLAACHLAVSRSGAGTVAELAAIGRPSILVPLPGAIDQDQFANAGVLSRIDAAIRIVQTDFTPDRLAAEISALAAEPARLAAMAERARSAGRLDATERLADLVTRVAGL
- the ftsW gene encoding putative lipid II flippase FtsW, which codes for MISREQRTPFSEWWWTVDRLLLAAMLALMLAGIILSLAASPPVAARLGLDPFHFFNRHVLFLLPSCVVMIGVSFLSPRQIRRTALVVFIISVALIVATLLLGPEVKGARRWITILGVNIQASEAAKPSFVVLVAWLFSESARRPEMPATSTALAMLLGLVALLVAEPDFGQTMLVLMVWGSLFFIAGMRIIWVMGLAGSAAAGLFAAYIFVPHVAARIKRFMDPASGDTFQVDTAMESFSHGGWFGQGPGEGTVKRILPDSHTDFVMAVAAEEFGIILCLVLLALFAFIVLRTLSRAYASEDLFARFAASGLAIMFGVQASINMAVNLHLIPAKGMTLPFISYGGSSMVSLAFGVGMMLALTRQRPSIEVESVGDGYAVRRFA
- the murD gene encoding UDP-N-acetylmuramoyl-L-alanine--D-glutamate ligase, which translates into the protein MIAVTSFAGKTVAVFGLGGSGLACCHALRAGGAEVVAGDDSAARLAEAAAAGFVTADLSGVSWANFAALVLTPGVPLTHPAPHWSVALARNAAVEVIGDIELFCRERRRQAPSSPFVAITGTNGKSTTTALIAHLMRAAGHDTQMGGNIGTAILSLEPPRLGRVHVVEMSSYQIDLTPSLDPLVGILLNVTEDHLDRHGTLANYAAVKERLVAGVQRGGTAIIGVDDQWCQAAADRIEQAGKHVVRISVRRPLADGIYLDHDTLVRAAGGSRTEIARIGGIGSLRGEHNAQNAAAAAAAALALGVGFEALQDGLRSFPGLAHRMEQIGRRGRVLFINDSKGTNADAAARALASFDDIYWIAGGKPKTGGIESLRGYFPRIRKAYLIGEAAPAFSATLGSEVAHDISGTLDAAVAAAAADAEASGLAHPVVLLSPACASFDQYRNFEIRGDHFRELVKGLGSIGPA
- the mraY gene encoding phospho-N-acetylmuramoyl-pentapeptide-transferase gives rise to the protein MFYWLIDLSGAIPVFNVFRYITFRTGGAMVTAALFVFLFGPWIIDNLRLRQGKGQPIRTDGPASHLVTKKGTPTMGGLMILSGLVVSTLLWANPRNPYVWIVLAVTLGFGFVGFYDDYLKVTKQTHAGFSGRTRLAIEFLIAGLACLALVWIGRPPFSTSLVIPFFKDVALNFGWFFVIFGAFIVVGAGNAVNLTDGLDGLAIVPVMIASLSFGMISYLAGNAVFSDYLQINYVAGTGELAVLCGAVLGAGLGFLWFNAPPASIFMGDTGSLALGGMLGSIAVAVKHEIVLAVIGGLFVLEAVSVIVQVASFKLTGKRVFKMAPIHHHFEQLGWTEPQIVIRFWIISVMLALAGLSTLKLR